Genomic DNA from Candoia aspera isolate rCanAsp1 chromosome 14, rCanAsp1.hap2, whole genome shotgun sequence:
GGGGTGAAGCATAAATGGGGAAGAGTGGAAATATAGGTGGCTTTTTATATAGAGGGGCAACTTAATGGGCAGAAAAGGAGAGACCCTCTCCCCATTTCAGCTCTATTAATCACCAAAGGACACCCAAAGTTCTCTGCATGGCCTCAGCATCCAGAAGCATCTGATGGGCCAAAGGAGCTTTGGAGATGGTTCGGGGCAACAGATAGGAAAGCTACTGCACAAACAGTCCCGCTGCGCCGCAACGCCCATCTCCACCCGGCCTGAACGATGGGAACCAGCGTGGGGAAGCCTGGAGCAGGCCTTCCTCTGCCCTTAGCGTGCAAGGTTTTCTCCAGCCCTCCAGCTGTGAACCTGATAGGCTTGCCAGCTCAGTACTGATGGGTGTCTGACGGGACCTGCTCCTTCCAGGAAGGCACGCAACATCCTAAGCCTCCCCTTCTAAAATGGCAAAGGGGAGTGGGGGACTTACAAAACAGGAAGCAGCCTCTCTTTCTTGGGTAAGAATTCTGACTTCAATGCTGCCcatatcccttttttttttgaaagcagATCCAACATAATTCCAATGTAGACTCTTCtctgggggaaggaaggggaggagaaacCCTTTCTGAAGCTCTTGCATCTTTCCTAGACAAGGAACCAGAATAGGAAGTAGAGAAAGTGCTAGGCTGTAGGATGCAGCCTCAGGAGGAAGCGAAGTCATTGGGTGCAACAGAAGGGAGAGGGCTAAAGTGAACCAGAATTGCTCCTCAGGGGATCCTGGCAACGACAGGGTTAGCCAGCGCAGGCCTGGATTCTGCTCACAGGGATGTAACGCATCTGCAAAGGCGGCTGAAGTCGGTTTGCTTGGTTTTCCACCTCTTTGGCACAAGCCTTGTTTTATTTCTACTGCAGGAATCATCGGAGGAGTGTCAGAAAAAGGTCCTGAAGCATCTAGGGACGCAAAGCCATTAAAACAAGGACGTCTGGGAAGTCCCTGGTTTCTGCGTTAAACCCAGACAGGCTGCACTTCACTTTAGAAGGGCcaacgcagcagcagcagcttcctcCTCGCTTCACATCCCACACGACGCTTTCTGGCGTTAGTCTGTCCCTAGGGAGCCGTcctggccccttcctctgctGGAGCATCTGGCACGCTGATGCCGACCTCCAAGCTCTGATCCCTAGCAGGAATTTTGGCTTCTCAGGttgcaaggaaggaagggatacCCCTTTCTCTCCCCGCAACTGCAGAGGCGTTCCCCTGTAGCCTCCCCGCACAATGGCTTTAGATGCTCCCGCGCAGAACAGTAGGCCTCCAGCAGGCCTGGCCCAAAAGCTCAGCCCAGCTCAGGTTTCGTTACATGCCATGCCAGCATCTATGGGTGGCTTTCCGTGGCTCTCCAGCAGGGAGTGTGTgcgcacacgcacgcacacattttttaaaatccccagtACACCTGTGGGGGATGTTGGGGGCACCAACCAGTCCCCTATCTTGCAAATCTCTCCCTGGGAAGCAGCGAGGGGCATGACGGGGGGACCCTGCCCACAACCTTTGTCTTCTCTCTGCTTTCTGCAAGAACATTTGATCTGAGCAGCAGATGGGGAAATGAAACAGCGAGCCGTCTGCTTGTAACTGAACAGACACAAACAGAAGACgagttatttttatttgtggTCTTAAAAGAACTAATATGGTATCTCTGAAGAACAGAACCCTGTCATTATCACCCTTCTAAAACACCTGAAGGATAAGACTAAAACAAGATCTATAGAACCGACTTAAAGCAGTcctaaaataggaaaaaaaagatgtgtcTCTCTCAATAAAAGCCACCTCAACCTCTGAACATGTCTCCAATGGCTGATAATAGTTATTAAGGGAAGTTCTCAAATCACGATAAGCAGATCTGCTCCTAGGAACAAAATTGAGCCTGTTTTGGAAAATTTAGAAGCTCTGtcctcagaaaaacatctctgatGGGCAAGTTTATTCAAAGGTATTTATTTGCACATGCCTAGTTGTGCACCTATATAGATATGCATAAATGATCCATGTTTATTTGCTACTCAAATGGTTTTTTCTTCCGGTGGGGTGTTCCGGTTACAGTAGTCCTGGATCCCTGCAAAAAGACCCAGAGCAAGAATTAGACTGAGATGTCTCCCCTTTAGTGGTGCCCCAGCCCCCATGCACAAATGCCACGCAGTGGCTCTGAGGCAAAAGAGGCAAACGCCACTGAACACATCTCGGGGGGGCCATGGGGAGTTGTTCTCCATGCAATGTGAAGAAGGGGAGGCCGGAAGAAGTGCTTGGATGGACCCTCCGAGGGGCTGAACTCACTTTGGATAATGTTCCTGAAGGACAGGGTGGCTGGAGAATTTGGTGCTTCAGATAAGAAAGGGTGTCCCATGTCACAACTTTTTCCTGCTCGAGTAAAGGGGAAATGGGAAGAGGCGAATTCAGTCACGtgagcaaaaaagagaaacacgAACCCCTCTCTTCAGTACCCCACCACGTTGCCACGTTAAGGAAGAGGGACTCGTGCTGTCAAACTGCTTGGTCTGGTGGCCAATCTGAGCAACCGTTAAAGCCGCCTGGATTTCACGGGGTCTCCCTGAAGCTCTTGGGCTTTTGAGCAAAGACAAAAAGTGCTCCTGCAGGTCACCTTACCTATCTGAGGATCGAGAGGCACTTTTCCCAGGAGAGGCACATTGAAGGTGTGGCACATCATCTCTGCACCCCCAGTTGTGGGAGGAAATATTTGGGACTCTTTCTGGAAAAGGGGAAATCGTCAAACAGGCTCTGAGTTGTACCAGAAATGGGGCCTGGGGCCTGAATGTTTGTGCCATGGAGAGGACTCTTTCACTACAGCCTGGAGCAGTGAAACTGAGCCTGTGGCACCCTCCCAAGCAGGGAACCCGCCCTCCCCCGGCCAGCTGCTCAGGGCTGGGGAGAAGGCATCGGCCTCAGTTGCAGGGGCCCGGGAGAGAGAAATGGGAAAACGAATTGAAAGCTTGGCTGAATGCAGAAGCTCCCTGGAATTAATATGACAGCCATTTTGGCAGCACCAGGGAGAAGGGGAGAGGAAATCCTAATGACCAAGCGGGGAAATCACAGAATCTCACCATAAGAGGGCTTGACTCAGCAGGAATAACGGTCATACTTAAAAAGGATTTCTAAAACGATACCTTACATTTTGGGCATACGAAGCTGCTCATATTTTCAACAACTCCAATGATGGGTAGCTTCACCTTACGGCAGAAGTTGATCTCTTTTCGAACATCCTGAAGCGCCACTTCCtacatgaaagggaaaaaaaaatcccagctgAACATTAGTTTGGACCTCCTGCACCGGAGAACTCCCCCTGAAGAGCAGAAGCGGCCCACCGACCCCCTGCCCTTAATCTTCGGCTCAGCCGTCCTGGAAGCATCGCTGGGTGAACCCGCACGTGCACATCCATCTCCCGCTCTTGCTGCCTGCAGCCTTCCCTCCTCACGTGACCTCTGCCTCACTGATGCAGTGGCTCTCCCCAGCATTGTTTCTGAAATTCTTGGCATTTCTACTCTTCTTTCAAACAGGTTCGTTCGCTTTCCACTAGCTTCTTCCTGTTCTGATTGCGCTGCCCGCTTATAAGGAAAAAATGGGGCAGCTGTGGGGTCTTAATCAGAAGGCCATGCTGATTAAAATAAAGGTCTGTTTCCTGCAGTGTGCATCTGGTAGGCCTCAAGAGGCATTCTGCACTATTTATTTACCCTGTTACAAATACGAACCTTTAATTCTGAACGTTAATATTCCAAGTGTTCACAGCTAGCGCTCCTCCAGGCAAAGTCCAGAAGAGTTTCCCCAGATTAAAGCAGCTCTATCACTGCTACTGAACCAGCCCACGAGGTTCTAGAGTCACCCTACGATCATCACAAACTACCAGCAGCCATGAAAAGAAAATTATGAGCTGCTACGCAGAGCTCGGGCCACCCGAGGGAGACGGTTCCACCATCACGGGGTCAAACTAAAGGTTCTGTACTTGGGGCAGTGAGGTTTTCACAAGTTAAGTAAGCGGAACTAGAAATCTTTGGTGGGCCTGGAAGGGCAAGAGGGCCCCGTATCATGGGGACACTTCCTAcaatgaactgatctacagccatccactgaaaaaaaaaaaaaaaaaactagaaaaaaaatactttcttccagaaaccaataaaaatggaaaaccacTTGGAGATCAGCATTTTTCCATATTAAGAAAATATAATCAGCACTATTACCTTGTAAGAAGAGCTTGTACAACTACCTCCAAAGGTGAAATGGAATaacttagcaacggaagttctaTTTCTAACAGCAAAGTTTGAAATTTTTCTAATTCTTTGTCATCTCAAGCTGCATGTGACACCTCCCAATTATAAACAACTGAAATCAAAGCAGCTAGTCCTGTTGAGAATTCCAAAACGGGGTTGCAAGATTAGCCGAGCTGGCCTCGTGCTCATCTATATTTTTACAGGCCAACCAAACTGCAGCTTTAGTTCCATTGCTAGAGTTTTGTATCTTGCCTGGGGGGTGGTGATGATCACTGCCCCATCTATTCTGGCACTGCTGAGAAATTGTACTATTGATAAATGTTCATCTGATGTTCCTGGAGGGGTATCCACAATCAGGTAGTCAATTTCACCCCAGTCCACATCGCGAAGAAACTGCTTAATCATCcctaaaaagagaaaatgtatcATTCATGTCTGAAGAACTGAGCAATCACCATATCCATTAAGCAAGTTAAATCATGACTAACCCTTACAACCTCCACAAGGTTTGTCTGAAAACGGAGTTATGGTGCATGACTTTAAGCAGGTATATAAACTACTTATTACAAggtgaaaattttatttatatatattaaaaataaaaatatataaagggaGAAAGTGGGTGTTGTGGGGGGCTAAAATTTACCCGTCACCCACATCAAACATGTCTCTATGCTGCAATGTGTGTATTTTTCTTAATTCATTTTCACATGGCCACTAGACAAGAGAAATATTATCAACTAGTTATCAAGCTCTGTAATTAAAGGTTTAGTTAAAATTGAAACCTGTGGAAGTCCCAGAAACGGAGAAGCAACTGCCATTCACATACAGTTCAGCAGCTGACATTTTATGTAGGTGTCAAGAGagacaaaccattttttttcggTCCTCTCCAAATGACAGCATCATCAGGGCTGCTCAACAGGAATCCCACTGACATCACACCTAGGTTTTCTTCAACATACTAGAAGACAGAAGCACACACACAATtgacaaaataaaaaatcttgAACGTATTATGATTTCTGGACATGAAGCAGCTGTCACCTTATCACTCctagtataggtaaaggtaaaggtttcccttgacatgaagtcctgtcgtgtccgactctagggggcagtgctcatctccatttcaaagccaaagagccagcgtttgtctgtagacacttcctccgtggtcatgtggccagcatgactacacggaacgccattacctgcccgccgaagcggtacctattaattgactcacatttgcatgttttcgaactgctaggctggcaggagctgggactagcaatgggagcataccccgtcacgcagattcgaactgctgaccttccgattggcaagctcagcagctcagcggtttaacccgcagcgccactgcatccctttaTCATTCCTAGAGTTCAAAAATAAACCATCCCCATATCTAGAGCCCAAactttttcaaaaacaaataaatgtgtactCAAGCAGTAAGCTAGCACAGGGGACTTCAGCACCCAAAATAGGGGAACGCAGGGGAGGCCATCTAACGTCCACCCTTTTGCGAATGAAATGTAGTTGCATTTTCTTCTGTCTGGAAGTGGCAATCGGCAGAAAGGAGTACTCATACAGCTTTCtaaaaaacagcaacagcagctcACCACTGGAGACCACCCTGATCCACTTTGATGGACCTGAAAAGGAGGTTTCAAAATGTTAATATGTGCATAGCACTCAGCATCACCATAATTTGCTGTTGTGCTAAATCTGTAATTCAAAGTGACAGGTGACCTAAGAAATGCTACTGACAAAATTCATGTAGTTAGATAAAAATCAACATATAAACTCCACAAGACTAGATGTTAGTAAGAGACTGATGATCTACAAGCATCACCCCAGATCAGGGGAGAGGAGCACAGGCAACCCATTGTAGAAACACGCAAGATCTTTTAAGTACATCTTAGTATTAGTTTCCAAACAAGGCTGGTGCCCACTTTGCAGAACCACTGAACCAAAAGTAAAGAGTGTCCATGTTATTTTATTCTTGTATAGAGAGCTTTGTTAAAAAAAGGCTGCAGGGCACAAGACATACAAAGCCACACCTGTTCTCCCTCGAGGCCCATGATTTTCGGGATGGATGGTCCACAAATGTCAATGTCCAGCACAGCAATCTGGGGTGGGAAGAGAGAGTCAGGGTTTGCAATGTTACTTTCAAAGCTACCACAAAAATGCGTATGGATTGTTGCAACCCTTTCACTGATCAGAAGGATGGCTTCAGGAAAGgacataataaaaaaattattgctTCACCCAAGAAGACAGAAAACCAGATTAAAAACAGCTTTCCTTTATCCTATGTGCTATCGAGCAACATTATTTATGTAGCTGGtcttcctcaagaggccatcacaGAGAAATGGCTTGCTTCTCCTTGTCTccatggtcatggccaccatttaCAACAAGCTTTAGGGAAGAGCATTATGCGGAAGACACTCACCTGTGTAGTTTCATCCTCCGCTAAGCCGTGGGCCAAGAGAGCAGTGAATGTGCTCTTACCCACGCCTCCTTTCCCAGAAAGCACCAGGAGCTTGTGCTTCActgttttcattttctccttgATTTCCTCAATAGCTTCacggaggagaaaaaaaacagaaaatgctttaataaaacatatttgtaTCCGAGGATGGAGAGTCAGGTATGACACACAACAGTGCCTTCCTGTCATGGCTGAGAGACCCTTCAACAGGCCTAGCCCCTAGCCTGCCATTGAGCTTTGCCTCCGCCTCTTAAGCTCCCACCCCACACACAGCTCCGAGGCACGTGCAGAAAGCCGTTCTGGAAACGCTGGAGGCTGCCAATCCCaggccccagccccagcccattTCCCCATACTCAGTTGCATCACACGTACCTGGGTCAGGGCCGGCAAGTTGCCCTGAGGAACACAAGCCCTGGTTGGGGCATCCTTGGCAGGCATCTGCCTTGCCCGCCTCATCGCTGCCAGTGCCTGGACAGTCTGAGGGGGACATGAAAAAGGAGAATGTTCacactggaggaagaggaggagcccCAGGTGGATATGGTGGCAGCTGCCTGGGGTTGAAAAGTTACCATGGTTTTCAATAGGACAGGGGAAAAGAGTCCAGAAGAGAAAAAGGCTGGGTGCTGaaagatgggggagggggggaactgGTGAGGAAAAGGGAGCCTGCTGAGGTCCACATTCAAGCAGCACTAgcaggtggctgtccagcctggTTTGAAACTTCCATGGAAGGGGACCCCCCTTTTCTCTGGAAGGACAGAGGACCCGCTCTGCGAGGCCCTTCAAGGACctcaaaaatgccatcctattACACCCCCCCACTGCCTTATGTTTAAAGGTAAACCTTCCTTCTATCCCCATCTTCCCCCTCCGAGACTCCAACGGCCCCACCCTTTCAAAGGGCCCGGAAGCCCCGGCTCTTCGCCCAGGGCTTTGGTGAGGGAGACTGAAGtccctgttccttctttgttcccACCCACCTGTGTCACTTCTGCCAACTTtgttctttccttgttttttaaacgttttcaacaatttgtaaactgcctagagttgctGGGAATCACGCAGCATATGAATTTAATTATTAGATTTTAATCCCactttttatttatacacacacaaacacgtatTTAAAATTCAAGGCTGCAGATGTTACTGTTATTGGCTCTCCGGTTGTTagtgttgttttgttgttattccTGCTTCGAGGGCAGGGCCCAGATCTGGACACGGGACTTGAGGTGGGGCCGGACCAAGGCTGAAAAGGGGGCCCCCCCCTCACTTGGCAGCCCCGCCTCAAGGCCTTTTTCAGGGGCACCGATACAAGCCGGGGATCCTGGAGGCTCCCAGCCCGCCACAAGGCCCGAGCGAGGGGCTGGTTCAGAGCGGCGGCGCGTCCCCCATCAGCCCAGCGCCGCTTCTCGCTTCTTCCAGGCTAGGCCGACTTTGGAAGGCAGTCGCGGCCCGGCGGCCCTCCTCCCTCCTCACCGTGAGGGCGGGCGTCGAGGGCAGGCCCGCTTCCCTCTGCCATGGCGGAGCCGCCGTCAGAAAGAGCGACCACCCACTTCCGGTCGAGGGTTGGAGGGACATCAATATCGCTCCCCGGCGGTGCACCCGAAAGAAATCCTCCCCCGGAAAATGGGAACGGATGATGATGTTCCGGGCTAGAGCGCGGGGAGAGGCTGGCTAGGTCGAGGGAGGAAAGGGCGGGGCGGGTGGTGGGCGGGTGGTGGGCGGGGCCTGGCCGCCCGCGCGGGTGCGCCTGCGCTTCCCCGGCGGGCCCGGGCACGTGACGCCGCCTGGCGCTTCCGATTGGTGCTTCGGGGCTCCTCCCCCGAGGTTTGAGTCCCTCCCCCGGAGGAAAGCGGAGCGGGAGGCACCTACGTGATCCCGCAGTCGCGCCCGCGCCTTCGTGGGCGCTTGAGGCGGGGTGGACGGTGTTGTGGCGCGGCCCTCCTGTCCCCTTCTCCAGCTCGCCCCGtttggaaaatgggaaaaaaataataattgggcTCGTTTCACCcgcgttaaaaaaaaaaagcggttGCTTACAACCAAATGGGCTTGCCTGTGCAAAGGCGCCAAAGAAAGGGGTAAAGAGGCCTGTGAGCGCTTTTAACCGAAAGAGGGTCTTCCtagttacttttttttctttttaggaaaatAAGGCACCCTAGGAAATAATCCCTTTTTAGGCTTGTCGTGGCtgtgctccccccacccccgttgcACTAAGTTGCGGTTCCTTTGCCAAACCGAGGCGTGTTGGCTTTCACACACCCAGGGGAgctgcaaaccatggtttacgaGGGCTTGGTCGACGACACACGCTCAGCCGTTACACCAGAAGACGGCTGAGCGGTGGGGGGGGCACCTCGTCGCCACTTGGGCTGGTGTGTCCCCTCAGCAACTGCAACTCACCTTGACTTGGGGCCACCTGGGTCTGGGAAGCTGGCGGTTGAGGCCTGAGCACAGGACAGGGTCAAGGCTtggcttagggcagtgtttttcaacccggGCAACTGGAAGACGGGTGGACAtcaattctggctggggaattctgggagttgaagtccacccgtcttccaGTTGcccgggttgagaaaccctggctcagGGCCCTGGGGAAGCAGGGAGGCATTTTAAGCAGGCAGCTGAGTGCCTTCAGGGCCCTTTTGTGACACCAGCGCCAAGTCACAGTGCCTCAGCCTCAGCTGCAGGGGAAGAAACCCCCCAAGGTGCAGCTGCACCGCTTTTGGGCCTTGGGCTGCCAAGGAGGTTGGTGACTCCCCGCGGCCTTTGATGGAATTCCTTGGCACCACCCAGACGGCCAGCTACTGTGGACCGAGGAAGAGCTGCCTGCTTCCGGAGGTGGCCCCCACCAGCATCAGCCAGGACAGCTACCGGGCTTACTACCTGCCGGGCTACCGCTACCTGAACTCATGGAGGCCCAGCTTGTTCTACAAAGTCTCCTCTTTCCGACCCATTGACGAAGGCGTCGGGCGCGTTAGCGCCCCGCTGCGGCCCCCGACCATCCTTCCCTCGGTGAGGTCGTCCCTCTTTGCCCGCTACAGTCCCCACGACTGGTACAAAGCGAACACCATGCAGATTAAGGGCTCGGAGGCATACCGGCACTGGGCCGGGCGGCTGAACGCGGACAGCGCACGGCTCATGCAAGACAAGGACCAGCTGACTTGGCAGCAGCAGGAGGATTCTGGGAAGAACATCGGGCAGAGGCTGGCCGACATCGATTTCTGGCGGTCTGAGCTGACCTACGAGCTTGAGCGGCTGCTGAACGATACCCGTGCGCTGGACACTGCCAAGAGGCGCCTGGAGTGTGCTGCCGATGAAGCCCAAGGGCCACTTCAGGCAGGTGTTGAGCCCCCAATGCTCTCTGGTGCCATTAGTGTGGGGTACTAGGGAGTGCGTACTGCCCCTCTTGCGGCCACTGCGGGGGGAGCAGTGATGCCTCGCCGGCAATTTCCCCTGGTGGGAGCTAAGTTAGTTCTAAAACGTCCTCCTTTGTTGTAGCATTGCAGCATCCTTCAAACCGTGGGCAGGCCCTTGCAAGTATAGCTATGTACATTTTGCTCTTGCCCTAGTGCTAAACCAGGCCATCCAACTGAAAAAACGAAATAGCAGTGCAAACTATCTACGAGTCAGAAGCAATAACGGGCAAATCTTAAAGTCTTGCGTAGAAGCAGCCCCCAGAAAAAGGCAACATAAAATGACCTTTGCTATCTGCCAAAGGCAGTCTGGGGAGACTGAGACACTGTTCCTAGTTACAGATTCCACCGTAGAAAAGGTCTCTTCGGCGTTCGCTTTTAAGAAGCGTCTCAGAAGAGGTGAAGAAGACTTAGGCAGGTTGCTTGAGAAACGGCCATTCTGCTCTTCGTCTTAAAGACGAGAATAACAGTTTCACTGGAGCTCAGAAAGGAGGGGTAAGCTCCGCAGATGCTGTGGGAGCAATGTGGTCTTCTCTGCTGGTGGCAGCACCAGCCCAACCgtggcttggaagctaagcaggcttgTGCCTGGCTGAAAAgcaagtcactgggagtcaagtcATACcgactagaccagtgttcctcaaccgtagcaacttgaagatgcatggacttcaactcccagaattctgggagttgaagtccacgcatcttcaagttgctaaagttgaggaacactgtacTAAACCTAGTCAGAACTCATGCCACATAATTTTATACCAGTTTATATTTCTGAACTGCAAGTAGGTGGAAATGGTCCTATGGAGCTGCTCGGAAGCTTTGCCCATGTGCTCAGGAGCAATTTGTAATGTGAACAGCACTGTCGGTACCTTCTCACGAGATGTCAGTTGTAGAAGAAGGTGGTGAGAATTTCGTTCTCTTGAGCAGCTGCCTACAGTGTAGAAAAGCACTAGGACTCAGAGAATGAAAGGccgtcttttttctttcttaagcgTTAGGCATCTGCTAGAGACGTTGAGCGCATTGTCCTGACCCTGCCCAATTCAGTTTTGCTGTGAGATTAAAACTGGCCATCAGGTGGCATAGCAGCTTTCCTCTTCAAATTGTTTCAGGACATAATATTGTTGACCCAAAAGCAACTGTTACAGGTCTTCTCCTTCCATCCAACGGTGGCTCCAGAGGCAGGAGCTTATCATCCCCTCTCCCTACTTTGCCACCTTTGCTCATCTCTTGTGATCAGAGGGGGCCATGCTAGAACCACCAGACTCGAGCTGCAAAAGTCCAGACAACCACTGTAGGAcagcaaagagacagaaaaacagacagttttgtatttgtattcatgttttactgtaaaccgcccagagtcccttttgggagatgggcggtgataaatttgattaataaataataaataaataaaaaactagtGGACACCCAGAGGTCTGCTGCCCAGATCCTACAGTAGCAGTCCACGCAGCTCTCTTCTGCATCCAGCACAATTTTGCTTTAGCTTCTTCTAGCTAGTAGGCTGGAGAAAGAACACGGGCTGTTTAGCCTGCTTGTGAGGACGGCAGAGATACCAGCCTTTTCCTGAGCCACCTCCCCTAGtacctgaggaggaggagggtaaaCCACATGTCTATAGTGAAGGTGAGGGGATGTAATGAATTGATTtggagaataaaaacaaaatacctaATGACAAAAGCTTGTAGTTGGGAGCGTTAGCCATACTTACGTACGGATTTGTCTTGCTTGCTCGCAGGTGGCCCTGGAATGCTTATACAATCGGGAGAAACGAATGGGAATTGACTTGGTCCATGATAGCGTGGAAAAGAATCTTATACAGGTACAAGTCTTATGAAATGGTTTGCAAGCGATCGCCAAAAAATAGCATTTAAACTGTAGGTTTTGTTTGCCTGCTCTTCCTCGTCCGCAGTGTTTGCTCGTGGAAAGATAAGCTGACCGGAAATTGTTCAGAGCAAGAGAGAATATTTTATCAGCTTGTCTGAAGACATCTGGTGTGCATATGaggaagttttttgttttttttaagcacagGAACTTTTCGTATGAAGAAAGTTGCAGTATTGTAAGATTAGTCCTGTGGAAAGACTTGTTTAAAATTCATCTGTCAATTTCAAGAGGGCTAGGATTAGTCTACAGCAGGCTTCCCACATCTTGGgctgtgttggacttcagctcccatcacccccagcccTTCAGACTTAACTGGAAGGCACCCAAAAGATAATGGCTCGTGACAATTCTAGGTATGGCTTCACTGAGTTACGCATCAGCTATGTTAATTAATATCTGTAGTGCAAGACAAAACTTTTGTCTCAATTCAGATTTAAACAAATATTCTCAAGGCTCCTGGTGTGTTCTAGTGCAGGAATCTCAATCTGGAGTCTCCCTTGGATCATCTGATAAGCTCCACATTAATTTAACATCCCTGCTggtaaaaatgaatgagaatcacAGTTCCCAGCAGCAACTGAATATAAATGCAACAGAAGGATTTTTTTGCACTTTAAGTAAACAGCATGGACTTCCAACGTCTATATACATCCTGGAGGAAGACCAGGACAAATCTCTTCTGCATTGCTGCTAAAGAAATTACATGGATATCTCCATAAcgttaccaggagtcaaaatgTCACCAACACAGTTCCAAAGGCCTTTCGTTCTCTGTCATCTTTAGTTTCTGGGCCTTTGCAAGGAAGGAATCCTCCCCATAC
This window encodes:
- the NUBP1 gene encoding cytosolic Fe-S cluster assembly factor NUBP1, which produces MAEGSGPALDARPHDCPGTGSDEAGKADACQGCPNQGLCSSGQLAGPDPAIEEIKEKMKTVKHKLLVLSGKGGVGKSTFTALLAHGLAEDETTQIAVLDIDICGPSIPKIMGLEGEQVHQSGSGWSPVYVEENLGVMSVGFLLSSPDDAVIWRGPKKNGMIKQFLRDVDWGEIDYLIVDTPPGTSDEHLSIVQFLSSARIDGAVIITTPQEVALQDVRKEINFCRKVKLPIIGVVENMSSFVCPKCKKESQIFPPTTGGAEMMCHTFNVPLLGKVPLDPQIGKSCDMGHPFLSEAPNSPATLSFRNIIQRIQDYCNRNTPPEEKTI